In Sodalis ligni, a single genomic region encodes these proteins:
- a CDS encoding helix-turn-helix domain-containing protein — protein MKENNHQTDHPQIKRLSELMELKGISKAEMARIAGVSPQSVNNWFSRGTVGKSSVLKLSDALGVSVGWLLGEEVDEENGLRPRELKMLELFRQLPDTEQDRMIDLFQLRLKELDEYMEKYLRGRYKPVGDEL, from the coding sequence ATGAAAGAAAATAATCACCAGACAGATCATCCGCAGATAAAGCGACTAAGCGAACTGATGGAGTTGAAGGGTATCTCTAAGGCTGAGATGGCCCGAATCGCTGGTGTCAGCCCGCAATCAGTCAACAATTGGTTCTCTCGAGGAACCGTTGGCAAAAGCTCAGTTCTGAAACTGTCTGATGCACTTGGTGTTTCTGTTGGCTGGCTGTTGGGTGAAGAGGTTGATGAAGAAAACGGCCTTAGGCCCCGCGAACTGAAAATGCTGGAACTCTTTCGCCAGCTACCTGACACTGAACAGGACCGCATGATCGATCTGTTCCAGCTCAGGTTAAAAGAACTGGATGAATATATGGAGAAATATCTGCGGGGACGGTATAAGCCGGTAGGCGATGAGTTATAG
- a CDS encoding DUF7446 family protein, giving the protein MAKNIHIGLSPLTGTIFAGTAKPMKGGPAGAMQFTGEKVDVTDLALGAVAQKLAMEGGVASFTMVDGRTLQLRAEYIAKPAAPIVRRCPRCGSSLVTTERRPNGNSTCDQGHIFPTASANGGSHGKN; this is encoded by the coding sequence ATGGCTAAAAATATTCACATCGGTTTATCACCGCTTACCGGGACTATTTTTGCTGGTACAGCAAAACCCATGAAGGGCGGCCCGGCCGGCGCCATGCAGTTTACTGGTGAGAAGGTCGATGTTACCGATCTCGCTCTCGGCGCTGTAGCGCAAAAACTCGCCATGGAGGGCGGGGTAGCCAGTTTTACCATGGTGGATGGCCGTACCTTGCAACTGCGAGCTGAGTACATAGCGAAACCAGCCGCGCCCATTGTGCGCCGCTGCCCGCGCTGCGGCTCATCGCTGGTAACAACCGAACGGCGCCCAAACGGCAATTCAACATGCGACCAGGGCCATATATTCCCGACGGCAAGCGCGAATGGTGGTAGCCATGGCAAAAACTAA
- the istA gene encoding IS21 family transposase translates to MLSREDHLMIKQMRIHGAYIIDIARQIGCSERTVRRHLSEPERPRRTSSRRRMSKLEPYMAFIDMRLSEHVWNAQVIFQEIKAQGYGGGTTVLREYIQPKRRLRHGRETVRFETQPGYQLQHDWGEVEAEVAGLPCKINFAVNTLGYSRRFHVFAAPCQDAEHTYESLVQAFGYFGGCVKTVLVDNQKAAVLKHDNTGEVIFNAGFQSLAKHYGFIPRACRPHRPRTKGKVERMVGYVKHNFFVHYRRFDSFAHVNQLLTQWLAQEADQRDLRQFHQTPAERFEAEKTALQPLPAGPFDTSYHDIRQAAWDGYIDVRGNRYSLPEAWCGRQVTVRITLDDELRVYGNDELIARHPLSPATAGWQTVPEHHQALWQRTCQVEQRPLDAYEGLQ, encoded by the coding sequence ATGTTAAGCAGAGAGGACCACCTAATGATAAAACAAATGCGCATTCATGGCGCTTATATTATCGACATTGCCCGTCAGATTGGCTGCTCAGAACGCACGGTCAGGCGGCACCTGTCCGAGCCTGAACGTCCTCGCCGGACGTCTTCACGACGGCGTATGAGCAAACTTGAACCTTACATGGCTTTTATCGATATGCGCCTGAGTGAACATGTCTGGAACGCGCAAGTGATTTTCCAGGAAATCAAGGCGCAAGGCTATGGTGGCGGGACCACCGTGCTGCGGGAATATATCCAGCCCAAACGCCGACTCCGGCATGGTCGTGAAACCGTCCGCTTCGAAACGCAGCCCGGTTATCAGTTGCAGCACGACTGGGGTGAAGTGGAAGCAGAAGTGGCGGGCCTGCCATGTAAAATCAACTTCGCCGTCAATACGCTGGGCTACTCGCGCCGCTTTCATGTCTTCGCCGCGCCCTGCCAGGATGCGGAGCACACTTACGAATCGCTGGTGCAGGCGTTCGGTTACTTCGGCGGCTGCGTGAAAACCGTGCTGGTTGATAACCAGAAGGCGGCGGTGCTCAAACACGATAATACCGGCGAGGTTATCTTCAACGCCGGCTTCCAGTCGCTGGCGAAGCACTACGGCTTTATCCCCCGCGCCTGCCGGCCTCACCGGCCCAGGACCAAAGGGAAAGTGGAGCGCATGGTGGGTTATGTGAAACACAACTTCTTCGTTCACTATCGCCGGTTCGACAGTTTTGCGCACGTCAATCAGCTCCTGACCCAGTGGCTGGCGCAAGAGGCCGATCAACGCGACCTGCGCCAGTTCCATCAGACACCGGCAGAACGGTTCGAGGCGGAAAAAACCGCCCTGCAACCGTTGCCCGCCGGTCCGTTCGATACGAGTTATCACGATATCCGCCAAGCGGCCTGGGATGGCTACATCGACGTGCGGGGCAACCGCTACAGCCTGCCCGAAGCCTGGTGCGGGCGCCAGGTTACGGTACGCATTACCCTGGACGACGAGTTACGCGTCTACGGCAATGACGAGCTTATCGCCCGCCATCCGTTGTCACCGGCCACCGCCGGATGGCAGACGGTGCCGGAACATCACCAGGCGCTGTGGCAGCGGACCTGCCAGGTAGAGCAACGACCGCTGGATGCCTATGAGGGACTACAGTGA
- a CDS encoding trypsin-like peptidase domain-containing protein, producing MTKTLMIVFMGQTLLACSAVGQYHVDKQAEQKADLHFIGIPLLAGAVGSSFPITENYSLTAGHVARIMMLEVKAYNPLCDVALIYQDNHGKSIPQLAPATTGEHVKMYGYNAYTTEPTSSSGAIAAFGWWAKPKQSCYVALSSAGGIQGMSGGPVYTDDGKVSTS from the coding sequence ATGACCAAGACTCTGATGATTGTCTTTATGGGCCAAACGCTTCTAGCTTGTAGCGCCGTGGGGCAATACCACGTTGACAAACAGGCCGAGCAAAAAGCAGATTTACACTTCATTGGCATCCCGCTTCTGGCCGGCGCAGTGGGTTCAAGTTTCCCGATAACGGAAAATTACAGTCTGACAGCGGGTCATGTCGCCAGGATAATGATGTTAGAGGTTAAAGCCTACAATCCTCTGTGCGACGTGGCGCTGATCTATCAGGACAATCATGGCAAGTCCATTCCCCAATTGGCCCCAGCCACTACGGGAGAGCATGTCAAAATGTATGGCTATAACGCATATACCACCGAGCCCACTTCGTCCTCCGGCGCTATAGCCGCGTTTGGCTGGTGGGCCAAGCCAAAACAGAGCTGCTACGTTGCTCTCAGTAGCGCGGGCGGCATACAGGGTATGAGCGGTGGTCCGGTTTATACGGATGATGGCAAGGTGTCAACATCGTGA
- a CDS encoding LysR family transcriptional regulator codes for MNISNISLRQLRIFLAVADHHGFSRAGNMLSLTQSAMSHSIGELENELGIRLFDRTTREVLLTKEGADLAEELRHLMGELANTLSNAQLRSERHRGLVHVATSPTISAGIMPDCITQVVENYPQINLIIHDQVQQQTLQMVVNGEVDFGVIIEPSVPSDLYTETFMEEPFCLVLPETHEIARQKQVNWSDLQNQELVLLDYASGSRPLIDNALIRHGVTPRVIQELGHVTTIFRILQSGIGVSVIPQLALSSLEGSGLATRQLWPLENRRLQLARRRNRSLSPAATAVWTLIQNWCQT; via the coding sequence ATGAATATCTCAAATATATCTTTAAGGCAGTTACGTATTTTTTTAGCGGTTGCCGATCATCATGGCTTCAGCCGTGCGGGCAACATGCTTTCTTTGACGCAATCAGCCATGAGCCACAGTATCGGTGAGCTGGAAAATGAGCTGGGGATCCGATTATTTGATCGTACCACCCGGGAGGTTCTGTTGACGAAAGAGGGGGCCGATCTGGCGGAAGAGCTTCGCCATTTAATGGGTGAACTCGCCAACACGCTGTCTAATGCCCAGCTCCGGAGCGAGCGGCACCGTGGACTGGTGCATGTGGCCACCAGCCCGACTATTTCAGCAGGAATTATGCCTGACTGCATTACGCAGGTTGTGGAAAATTATCCACAAATCAATTTGATAATACATGATCAGGTGCAGCAACAGACTTTACAGATGGTGGTGAATGGCGAAGTTGATTTTGGTGTGATTATCGAGCCTTCCGTGCCCTCAGATCTTTACACCGAGACATTCATGGAGGAACCCTTTTGTCTAGTGCTGCCTGAGACCCACGAGATTGCGCGTCAGAAACAGGTAAATTGGAGTGACTTGCAGAATCAGGAGCTGGTGTTACTGGATTATGCCTCCGGTAGCCGGCCCTTGATCGATAATGCGTTGATTCGTCATGGCGTCACTCCCCGAGTCATTCAGGAACTGGGACATGTAACAACAATATTTCGTATTTTGCAGTCTGGTATCGGGGTTTCGGTCATCCCACAACTGGCTTTGTCATCCCTTGAAGGGTCCGGCCTGGCTACACGTCAGCTGTGGCCATTGGAGAACCGGCGCCTGCAGCTGGCGCGCCGGCGCAATCGTTCGCTCTCCCCGGCGGCGACTGCGGTATGGACGTTAATCCAAAATTGGTGCCAGACCTGA
- a CDS encoding helix-turn-helix transcriptional regulator, whose translation MTEQTDELLPGSLIDMKFITRDSGMTFQWFYRMIKKNEFPAPIKLGRSSKWYYGEYSQWKSDRAKRSRNAP comes from the coding sequence ATGACTGAACAAACCGATGAACTATTGCCAGGCTCATTGATCGATATGAAATTCATCACTCGCGATTCAGGGATGACATTTCAGTGGTTTTATCGCATGATTAAGAAAAATGAATTCCCTGCCCCAATTAAGCTTGGCCGATCCTCCAAATGGTATTATGGCGAATATTCGCAATGGAAATCTGACCGGGCTAAAAGATCTCGCAATGCGCCATGA
- a CDS encoding AAA family ATPase: MGTPVLILGDSGAGKSYSLRNFKPDEVILLQCIPKILPFRATGWHLHGKLLPDGTKQRGNVLRMDDWEQVQDTINRMVLSKTRQVLIIDDFQTVMQHENMMRAYQTGYGKFTEMADHIWRIIMAATQLPDGYRVYFLAHTEETEGKIRMKTTGKMLNEKLTPEGYFSIVLRAIKKDGKHVFLIKGDDNDTAKAPPDLFPGMTEIDNDLKAVDVAITEFMTEL; this comes from the coding sequence ATGGGTACTCCCGTTTTAATCCTGGGTGATTCCGGCGCCGGCAAAAGCTACAGCCTGCGCAATTTCAAACCGGATGAAGTGATCTTGCTGCAGTGCATACCCAAGATTTTGCCGTTCCGCGCCACCGGCTGGCACCTGCACGGAAAGCTGTTGCCGGATGGCACAAAGCAGCGCGGTAACGTTCTGCGTATGGATGACTGGGAACAGGTCCAGGACACCATCAACCGGATGGTGCTTTCGAAGACACGCCAGGTCCTGATCATTGATGATTTCCAGACCGTCATGCAGCACGAAAATATGATGCGCGCTTACCAGACCGGATACGGGAAATTCACCGAAATGGCCGATCACATATGGCGAATCATCATGGCGGCTACGCAGCTGCCGGACGGATACCGGGTCTATTTCCTCGCCCACACAGAGGAGACGGAAGGAAAGATCCGAATGAAAACGACCGGAAAAATGCTAAATGAAAAATTAACACCCGAGGGCTATTTCTCTATCGTCCTGCGCGCCATCAAGAAAGACGGTAAGCACGTCTTTTTAATCAAGGGCGATGACAACGACACCGCCAAAGCACCGCCCGACCTGTTCCCGGGCATGACCGAAATCGACAACGATCTGAAAGCGGTCGATGTCGCCATCACTGAATTTATGACTGAACTGTGA
- a CDS encoding DUF1482 family protein, translating to MNTLFALVISICSTHGACTDAVVDVYPSEAVCRQAAYEQRINGACYPVDGIMHQIDEQPTQ from the coding sequence ATGAATACGTTATTCGCACTGGTTATCAGCATTTGCAGTACGCATGGCGCCTGCACTGACGCTGTTGTCGATGTCTACCCGTCCGAGGCTGTTTGCCGGCAGGCGGCGTATGAGCAGCGCATTAATGGTGCCTGCTATCCGGTCGACGGCATTATGCATCAGATAGACGAGCAGCCGACCCAATAA
- a CDS encoding DUF4060 family protein, with product MKLIIRDTKSPLARRACRAALAEHHDKFGNYGLQKVHTEYRVEVDGMIITVEVVNRYASYVATARNGFRRLRNLPGQAFMGAL from the coding sequence ATGAAATTAATCATCCGTGACACCAAGTCACCTCTCGCCCGGCGCGCATGCCGGGCGGCGCTGGCCGAACACCACGACAAGTTCGGCAATTACGGTCTGCAGAAGGTCCATACGGAATATCGCGTGGAGGTGGACGGCATGATCATCACCGTCGAGGTTGTTAATCGCTATGCCAGCTACGTGGCCACCGCGCGGAATGGATTCCGCCGGCTGCGCAACCTGCCGGGCCAGGCATTCATGGGGGCGTTATGA
- the exoX gene encoding exodeoxyribonuclease X, with amino-acid sequence MLRVIDTETTSLEGGVVEIASVDIVNGVICNPMSDLVKPPEPISFEAMAIHHITEDMVENAPLISDVIDRYLGADAYVAHNAKFDRSKLPQIDAPWICTQKLARKLFPAHASHSNQYLRYSLGLKPAVPEGLYAHRALYDCYVTAELLIYMGSLAKWTMRQMREISNAPSLLHTLRFGKHKGKSFDEIAVIDPQYLRWLLGSSDLDEDLQFTIRHWLGA; translated from the coding sequence ATGTTGCGTGTAATTGACACAGAAACGACCAGCCTTGAAGGCGGCGTGGTGGAAATTGCCAGCGTCGATATCGTAAATGGCGTCATCTGTAACCCGATGAGCGACCTGGTTAAGCCGCCTGAACCGATTTCGTTCGAGGCCATGGCCATTCACCATATCACCGAGGATATGGTAGAGAACGCCCCGCTAATCAGCGATGTCATCGACCGGTACCTGGGCGCCGACGCGTACGTTGCTCACAATGCAAAATTTGACCGTTCTAAACTGCCGCAAATCGATGCGCCCTGGATTTGCACCCAGAAGCTGGCCCGCAAGCTTTTCCCGGCCCACGCCAGCCATAGCAATCAGTACCTGCGATACAGCTTGGGCCTCAAGCCGGCGGTACCGGAAGGCCTGTATGCCCACCGCGCGCTCTATGACTGCTACGTCACGGCCGAACTGCTGATTTATATGGGCAGCCTGGCGAAGTGGACCATGCGCCAGATGCGCGAAATCTCCAACGCGCCATCCCTGCTGCATACCCTGCGGTTCGGCAAGCACAAGGGGAAGTCCTTCGACGAGATTGCCGTTATCGATCCGCAGTATCTGCGCTGGTTGCTGGGCTCCAGCGATCTAGACGAAGACCTGCAGTTCACCATTCGCCATTGGCTGGGGGCGTGA
- the kil gene encoding host cell division inhibitory peptide Kil produces the protein MKGKAAMAAAARNKAVIARFLGDEKMWREALVKLGQAMRRVQ, from the coding sequence ATGAAGGGCAAAGCGGCCATGGCCGCCGCTGCGCGCAACAAAGCGGTTATCGCCCGGTTTTTGGGTGATGAAAAAATGTGGCGAGAAGCGCTGGTCAAATTAGGCCAGGCGATGCGGAGAGTTCAATGA
- a CDS encoding RecE family exodeoxyribonuclease, whose translation MPTYSFLIKGRAKSEKKSLFCWFESKSDSRAEREIMNILEDADIATGRGADYQLPVRIDFPVFDDLPVEYSLDETWFDRYDLAEDGRTCRKIMVMPAAPAVSAVPTVNDAPSVPEVPAFAQNMAVPQDESSAPAASRHIVTITAQDATFVQRVLGAWLYGAFTEIHTDQCVAITSLQHDMEATYPQNVLLALKNIPQLLHCFPETIFDLVDAIKTVWPASDKSPELAHLLSFATEWVNSHNNAHELNTGKVPTRDDITARWIEKQKTTAPVTPAYPAAPVPAAPKLDRPAGFPFTLDSLDIEIACALLPMDFDIHEIPGPIARRAKEMVANREEPWRQWSQKLRKVDGILDHSRETIFSLIRDAVPDVHLMPGSHQAWIDYRLSTESAINEVSNSVNTLLDSPVFTTDGPAAQPEVKNLGDGKFSVDGLAEPEREGPFYLKNPSTGKCRQIYNQVNLRTLLAMGYIEITFEEYLDVSFTGEVEEIESAPNAENTGNVQMEKTDSPEGENGFQLPAGESNDAQQEVPALPLIALDNLEHRIALVEKKLAYLGNIGIEFQHIELESFE comes from the coding sequence ATGCCTACATATTCATTTCTCATCAAGGGCCGGGCTAAATCTGAAAAGAAAAGCCTGTTCTGCTGGTTCGAAAGCAAATCTGATTCCCGCGCCGAGCGGGAAATTATGAATATCTTGGAAGATGCCGACATTGCCACCGGCCGCGGTGCTGATTATCAGTTGCCGGTCCGTATTGATTTTCCGGTTTTCGATGACCTCCCAGTTGAGTATTCACTCGATGAAACGTGGTTCGATCGATACGACTTAGCTGAGGACGGTCGCACCTGCCGTAAAATTATGGTAATGCCGGCGGCACCAGCGGTATCGGCAGTACCCACGGTTAACGACGCGCCTTCTGTACCGGAGGTGCCGGCATTCGCTCAAAACATGGCAGTGCCGCAGGATGAATCCAGCGCGCCGGCCGCCAGCCGCCATATTGTCACGATCACCGCACAAGATGCGACTTTTGTTCAGCGCGTGCTCGGCGCGTGGCTCTACGGGGCGTTCACTGAAATACACACCGATCAGTGTGTGGCTATTACCAGCCTGCAGCACGACATGGAAGCCACATATCCGCAAAATGTTTTGTTGGCGTTAAAAAACATCCCTCAATTGCTGCACTGTTTCCCTGAGACAATTTTCGATCTGGTAGATGCCATAAAAACAGTCTGGCCAGCAAGCGATAAATCGCCAGAGCTCGCCCATCTATTGTCGTTCGCTACTGAATGGGTAAACTCGCACAATAACGCTCATGAACTAAATACGGGGAAAGTGCCCACTCGCGACGATATCACCGCGCGCTGGATTGAAAAGCAAAAAACCACAGCACCTGTAACGCCTGCGTATCCTGCCGCGCCGGTGCCCGCAGCGCCCAAACTGGACCGGCCAGCCGGGTTCCCGTTCACGCTCGACTCGCTGGATATTGAGATCGCCTGCGCCCTGTTGCCGATGGATTTTGATATCCACGAAATTCCGGGGCCGATTGCGCGCCGCGCTAAAGAAATGGTAGCCAATCGCGAGGAACCGTGGCGGCAATGGAGCCAGAAATTGCGCAAAGTCGATGGCATTCTCGATCACTCGAGAGAAACTATTTTCTCGCTGATCCGCGACGCTGTTCCAGACGTTCATCTAATGCCTGGATCTCATCAGGCATGGATTGATTACCGATTAAGTACAGAGTCCGCCATCAACGAAGTCAGCAATAGCGTGAATACCTTGCTGGATAGCCCTGTTTTCACCACCGACGGGCCGGCTGCACAGCCGGAGGTCAAAAACCTGGGCGACGGTAAATTTTCCGTTGACGGTTTGGCAGAGCCAGAACGCGAAGGCCCCTTCTATCTGAAAAACCCGAGCACCGGGAAATGCCGCCAGATTTATAACCAGGTCAATCTGCGCACCCTACTTGCAATGGGCTATATCGAGATCACTTTTGAGGAATACCTCGATGTGTCGTTTACCGGTGAGGTAGAAGAGATTGAGAGCGCCCCTAATGCGGAGAACACCGGCAATGTGCAGATGGAAAAGACGGATAGTCCTGAAGGCGAAAATGGCTTTCAATTGCCGGCTGGCGAAAGTAATGATGCGCAGCAGGAAGTGCCGGCCCTCCCCCTGATCGCGCTGGACAATCTTGAGCACCGGATCGCCCTGGTTGAAAAGAAACTGGCGTACCTGGGCAATATCGGCATCGAGTTTCAGCACATCGAGCTGGAGTCGTTCGAATGA
- a CDS encoding OFA family MFS transporter, protein MSETITTQNRTNKEILGFSRWWLFVLAFLAMSVISPYEYAWSVIAPHFAKIYGWQPTKLSLMFTTFVIFQAFGTLPGGILRDKFGPKIVSVVAGIVSGLGILICAYGQTFSYGIILIVWCIGCFFCGFVYNAAVTTCNKWFPDHRNITIGIISAAFSWGAIPFIFPIQAIPDSAPDSTFFSVIYVMTAIIAGVIIITGLFMKDPPKGWNQFAPSMTAKNKTAKRPCDKQYSMGEAMRTWQFWMLVASFVLASSAGLTFISNSIKFAAAFHFSVTAGTVVTVGIAITSGLSRVIGGWIADKIGGGKTMTGFYILCGLFSLVALFFAEAGSSTGFISSCIISIFFWGALYSLFASIVGYYYGEVASGSNYGMLYATAKGLGGIYGGVLSAYLITTYGHPFTIIVSSVMALLSGFILIPLWKHPPVWKEADGILISTHFTHKA, encoded by the coding sequence ATGAGTGAGACTATAACTACGCAGAATCGTACAAACAAAGAAATATTAGGTTTCAGCCGATGGTGGCTTTTTGTGTTGGCTTTCTTGGCAATGTCTGTTATTAGTCCTTATGAATATGCCTGGTCGGTTATTGCGCCGCATTTTGCAAAAATCTATGGCTGGCAGCCAACTAAACTTTCGTTGATGTTTACTACGTTTGTCATTTTCCAGGCATTCGGTACATTGCCTGGAGGGATTCTACGCGACAAGTTTGGACCAAAGATTGTTTCTGTCGTCGCCGGCATCGTTTCGGGGCTGGGCATTCTGATCTGTGCATATGGCCAAACTTTCTCTTATGGCATCATTCTCATTGTCTGGTGTATCGGTTGTTTCTTCTGCGGATTCGTCTACAACGCGGCGGTGACGACCTGCAATAAGTGGTTCCCTGACCATAGAAACATCACAATAGGTATCATATCCGCTGCTTTCTCCTGGGGTGCCATTCCTTTTATTTTTCCTATTCAGGCTATACCAGACAGTGCCCCGGACAGTACCTTTTTTAGCGTGATTTACGTTATGACTGCGATTATCGCTGGCGTCATTATCATCACCGGCCTTTTTATGAAGGATCCGCCGAAGGGTTGGAACCAATTTGCGCCGTCGATGACCGCCAAGAACAAAACGGCAAAACGACCTTGCGACAAGCAGTACAGTATGGGGGAAGCAATGCGCACGTGGCAGTTCTGGATGTTGGTTGCCTCTTTCGTTTTAGCCTCATCAGCGGGTTTGACCTTTATTTCTAATAGCATCAAATTTGCAGCAGCGTTCCACTTCAGTGTGACTGCGGGAACGGTTGTAACCGTTGGGATTGCCATTACCAGCGGTCTAAGCCGAGTTATTGGCGGTTGGATTGCTGATAAAATTGGGGGCGGCAAAACGATGACGGGTTTTTATATCCTTTGCGGCCTGTTTTCGCTGGTAGCGCTGTTCTTTGCTGAAGCAGGCAGCTCAACGGGCTTTATCAGCAGCTGTATTATATCCATCTTCTTCTGGGGGGCGCTGTACTCGCTATTTGCTTCCATCGTAGGCTATTACTATGGCGAAGTCGCTTCCGGATCCAATTATGGCATGTTGTATGCCACAGCCAAGGGGCTGGGCGGGATATATGGCGGTGTGCTATCCGCTTATTTAATTACCACCTATGGTCATCCTTTCACCATTATCGTCTCTTCAGTGATGGCTTTACTTTCTGGTTTCATTCTCATTCCGCTATGGAAACATCCTCCCGTCTGGAAGGAAGCGGATGGAATATTGATCTCAACGCATTTTACGCACAAAGCATAA